The genomic interval CCAACGTCAGGGCTATGGCGGCGCGGGGGCTTGGCGCGATTCTGGCGCGCACCCGCGACAAGGGAGCCTTGCGCCAGTTGCTGGAGACGCTGCGCGACACCGAGGAAGACCGCATCGTGCGCTACGCGGCCTACGCGGCGGCGCTTGAGGTCATCGGGGCTGTCCCTATCGGCGGCTACAAAGAGCGGTTCAACCTCCGCCGCGACGTGGACTGGCGACTGGTCAACGACCTGCTCGCCGAGAGCGGCGAGGTGTTGCGGTGCTTGCGCTGCGGCGCGCCCCTGATCCGCCCCGGCGACGGCCCGGCCTGGTGCCTGGACTGCACCGTGGAGGTCATGGAGTTGAGCCGCGCCACCGCCGACAGCAGGGAAAGCCCGCTGCTGGGCCGGGACTAGGCCGCGCCTCGCCCGCAAGGGGCGCGCACTCCGACGATCATGGAACAGCACCCGCCATCCATCCGGTACGCGGAACTCCAGGGCGCGCTGCTGAAGTGGGCCGCCGACCACCTGCGCCCGCTCCCCTGGCGCACCACCCCGCGCGACCCGTACCGCGTGTGGATCTCCGAGGTGATGCTCCAGCAGACGCGGGTGGAAACGGTGGTGCCCTACTTTGAGCGGTGGGTGCAGAGATTCCCCAACGTTCAGGCGCTGGCGCAGGCGTCATTGGACGACGTGCTCAAGGCATGGGAGGGGCTGGGCTACTACGCGCGGGCGCGCCATCTGCACGCGGCAGCGCAGCGGATTGTGGCCGCGCACGGGGGCCAAGTGCCCAGCGACGCCGAGGCGCTGCGGCGGCTCCCGGGCGTGGGACGCTACACCGCAGGCGCTATCCTGAGTATCGCCTTTGGCCGCGACGAGCCGGCGCTGGATGGCAACATCCGCCGCGTGTTGAGCCGCGCCTTCGCCGTGGCCGAACCCAGCCGCGCCCGACTGGATGCAACCCTGTGGCATCGGGCGCGGGCGCTGCTGCCAGCCGGCCGAGCCGGCGCGTTCAACGAGGCGCTCATGGAACTGGGCGCCACGGTCTGCACGCCCCGCAACCCCCTGTGTACGCAATGCCCGTGGGCGTTCGCCTGCGCGGCCTTCGCCACGGGCCAGCAGGCGCTGTTCCCCAATCGCCCCACGCGCAAGCAGACCCCCCACTACGACGTTACCGCCGCCGTCATCTGGCGCGAGCCTGGGATCTTCCTCATCGCCCAACGCAACGCCGAGGGGCTGCTGGGCGGACTGTGGGAGTTCCCCGGCGGCAAGGTGGAACCCGGCGAGTCGCTGGAAGACTGCCTGCGCCGCGAGATTCTGGAGGAACTCGGAGTCCGAATCCGCGTCGGCGAGCGGCTCACGGTGGTCAGGCACGCCTACAGCCACTTCCGCATCACGCTGCACGCCTTCCACGCATGGATGGAGGATGGCGAACCCGAACCCCGCGCCATCGGCTGCGCGGCGTGGCGGTGGATACGGTTGGACGAGGCGGAATCGCTGGCGTTCTCGGCGGCCGACCTGCGCATCCTGGACGCACTGCGGGCCGAATCGCAAGCGGGCGGCCCGCGCTAGGCGCTACCGGGCCAGCAGGCGCTCGTACAGCGCCACGACGCGCTCCACCATTCGCTCGGCGGTGAACTCGGCCTGCACCCGCGCGCGGCCTCGCGCTCCCATCTCCTGTCGCAGCGCGGCGTCGGCGATGAGGCGATTGCAGGCATCGGCCAGGGCGTCGGGATCGCGCGGCGGCACCACCAGGCCCGTCTCGCCGTGCCGATTGACGTAGGACGTGCCCGTGCCCAACTCGGTGCAGATGACCGGCCGCGCCGACGCCATCGCCTCCAACTGCACCAGGCCGTAGGCCTCCGACCGCTCGGAAGCGGGCAACACGAACACGTCGCAGGCCTGATAGTAGGCCGGCAAGTCCTCATCCGACACATCGCCCGCGAATACCACCCTGTCGGCCACGCCCACCTCGTGCGCCAGTTGCCGCCAGGCCGCTTCCATGGGGCCGGTGCCCACCACCAGGAGCGTGGCCGGAATTCGCGGCATCGCCCGAATGAGCCAGTCCAGTCCCTTGTAGTACCGCAGCCGCCCCACAAAGAGCAGCAGCGGCTCGCCGTACCGGGCGCGGATTTCGCGGGCCGCGGGCGACTCGCGCAGGAACGGCGTCGCGTCTATGCCCAGCGGGATGACCTCTACTTTCTGGCGCAGGCGGCTGAGGTACGGCGACGACTCCACATAGTTGGGCGTGCTGGCGATGAGGCAATCGGCGTGCCGAAGCACCTGCCACAGCACGGGGCGATAGAGCCGCAGCCAGCCCTTCTGCCGCACCACGTCGGACTGATAGGAGATGACGGTGCGCGCCGCGCGCCCCACGAGGAGATTCGCCACCTCCCCCACCGGATATGGGAATTGGAGATGCACGATGTCGGGTCGCAGGCGGCGCAGCCAGACGAACAGCATCGCGCTGATGGGGGTGGACGCCACCGTGGCCAGGCGCGCCGCCCGAATCAGCCGCACCCCGTTGAGGCTCACCTGCTCTGTCCGGCGGGTGCGGCTCGTAACCAGCACCGTAACGTCCAACCCCATCGCCGCCTGGCGCTCGGCCAACAATCGCACGTGATTCTCAATCCCGCCGACCACGGGGAAGTAGTCCTTGTACACGTGGAGCACGCGAATCGGGACGCTCACAGAGCCACCTCCTGGTACACGGCCATTGTGGCGCGCGCGGCCTTGTCCCACGAGAACTCGCCGGCCCGCGCAAGGCTGCGCAACCGCATCGCCGCCAGCGTCGCTGCATCGTTCAGCAGGCCCGCCAGCGCCTCGGCCCACGCCTCCACGTCCAGCGGCGGGAGCAGAGGCCCCGCGTCGCCGACCACCTCGGGGAGACTCGCCGCGTTGGACGAGACGACCGGCGCGCCGCACGCCATGGCCTCCAGCACAGGCAGGCCGAACCCCTCGTACAGCGAAGGGAACGCGAACAGCGCCGCGCCGGTGTACAGCGCGGGGAGGTCCGCCTCAGGCACATCGCCCAGGAACCGCACGCGGCCTTCCAGCCCCAGCGCCGCGACCCGCTGACGCGCCTGGGGGTAGCGCGGGTCCTCGCGGCCCGCCAGGACGAGCGTGGCCTGCAGCTTGGCCCTGGCCCACGCTTCCACCAGCGTCTCCACATTCTTGTGCGGCTTGTTGATGCCCACGTAGAGCACGTAGGGGCCATCTAGCCCGTACTTCCGACGCACCCGCTCCACGGCCTCGGCGGGCTGGGGGTGGAACTGCGGGTCGGCGCCTTCATAGATAACGGTGCTCTTACCCTCGGGCACGCCGAAGTAGCGCGCCACATCGCGCTGGGCCGACCTGGACGGGAGGATGACACGGGCCGCGCTCGCCAGCGCCAGGTGAGACAACAGGCGGAAGAGCACGCGCGCCCGCGCCGACGGGAGCGAAGACGGACAGACGAGGCCGATCACGTCGTGGTACGTGAGCACCGACGGCACCGGCAGGCGGAATGGCTTGATGTAGTAGGGCGAGTGGAGCAGCGAGACCCGCATGTCGGCGACTATGCGCGGGAGCGCCGTCTGCTCGCGCAGCGAGAACGTGCCCACGTCGCAGGGCGCCAGCCGAACCCCCGACGGCGCGCCGAGGGCCGACAGATCGTAGCGGGTGTTGACCAGGCGCGGGTTGGTGATGACGAGCCACTCGGCGCCCTGGCCCAGCGCGGCCAGCGCGCGCACCAGGTTGTAGGTGTAGCGCCCGATGCCCGGAAAGTGATCCTGGATGTACCGGCCGTCTATGGCGACGCGCATCTCTCCGCTCCAGCGGGCTGAAGTCTAGTCGGATTGCCCCGCCGTGTCAATCGCGGCGGGCGCGCGCAAGGGGCGGAACCCTCATGCCCAAAACAAAGGCCCTACCTCCGTAGAGATAGGGCCTGTGTCTCGGCGAT from Chloroflexota bacterium carries:
- a CDS encoding glycosyltransferase, yielding MRVLHVYKDYFPVVGGIENHVRLLAERQAAMGLDVTVLVTSRTRRTEQVSLNGVRLIRAARLATVASTPISAMLFVWLRRLRPDIVHLQFPYPVGEVANLLVGRAARTVISYQSDVVRQKGWLRLYRPVLWQVLRHADCLIASTPNYVESSPYLSRLRQKVEVIPLGIDATPFLRESPAAREIRARYGEPLLLFVGRLRYYKGLDWLIRAMPRIPATLLVVGTGPMEAAWRQLAHEVGVADRVVFAGDVSDEDLPAYYQACDVFVLPASERSEAYGLVQLEAMASARPVICTELGTGTSYVNRHGETGLVVPPRDPDALADACNRLIADAALRQEMGARGRARVQAEFTAERMVERVVALYERLLAR
- a CDS encoding HEAT repeat domain-containing protein, with the protein product MGERLSLHDLLDDLRDGRIDDEDIPAVLRCFADGFLLEAGEDIENLVLHDSPEVRAAAVEVLALRWRIADYRPLCEYVLRYDAKPNVRAMAARGLGAILARTRDKGALRQLLETLRDTEEDRIVRYAAYAAALEVIGAVPIGGYKERFNLRRDVDWRLVNDLLAESGEVLRCLRCGAPLIRPGDGPAWCLDCTVEVMELSRATADSRESPLLGRD
- a CDS encoding glycosyltransferase family 4 protein, encoding MRVAIDGRYIQDHFPGIGRYTYNLVRALAALGQGAEWLVITNPRLVNTRYDLSALGAPSGVRLAPCDVGTFSLREQTALPRIVADMRVSLLHSPYYIKPFRLPVPSVLTYHDVIGLVCPSSLPSARARVLFRLLSHLALASAARVILPSRSAQRDVARYFGVPEGKSTVIYEGADPQFHPQPAEAVERVRRKYGLDGPYVLYVGINKPHKNVETLVEAWARAKLQATLVLAGREDPRYPQARQRVAALGLEGRVRFLGDVPEADLPALYTGAALFAFPSLYEGFGLPVLEAMACGAPVVSSNAASLPEVVGDAGPLLPPLDVEAWAEALAGLLNDAATLAAMRLRSLARAGEFSWDKAARATMAVYQEVAL
- the mutY gene encoding A/G-specific adenine glycosylase, with the translated sequence MEQHPPSIRYAELQGALLKWAADHLRPLPWRTTPRDPYRVWISEVMLQQTRVETVVPYFERWVQRFPNVQALAQASLDDVLKAWEGLGYYARARHLHAAAQRIVAAHGGQVPSDAEALRRLPGVGRYTAGAILSIAFGRDEPALDGNIRRVLSRAFAVAEPSRARLDATLWHRARALLPAGRAGAFNEALMELGATVCTPRNPLCTQCPWAFACAAFATGQQALFPNRPTRKQTPHYDVTAAVIWREPGIFLIAQRNAEGLLGGLWEFPGGKVEPGESLEDCLRREILEELGVRIRVGERLTVVRHAYSHFRITLHAFHAWMEDGEPEPRAIGCAAWRWIRLDEAESLAFSAADLRILDALRAESQAGGPR